One Flagellimonas sp. CMM7 genomic region harbors:
- a CDS encoding DegT/DnrJ/EryC1/StrS aminotransferase family protein yields MKKIQMVDLKSQYEGIKDEVNNSISEVLDSSAFINGPQVHAFQKELEAYLNVKHVIPCANGTDALQICMMGLGLQPGDEVITADFTFAATVEVIALLNLTPVLVDVEPDTFNIDIKAIEKAITPKTKAIVPVHLFGQCADMDAIMQLAEKHNLYVIEDNAQAIGATYTSQSGEKRKAGTIGHVASTSFFPSKNLGCYGDGGAIFTNDDDLAHTIRGIVNHGMYKRYHHDVVGVNSRLDSIQAAVLRAKLPNLDNYNRKRREAARKYSEAFKGHSNIVVPKTVNSCDGICGPCDCHVFHQYTLRILNEKRDGLVQHLNDNNVPCGVYYPIPLHSQKAYVDERYNEADFPVTNQLIKEVISLPMHTELDDEQIQFITNLVIDFVNQ; encoded by the coding sequence ATGAAGAAAATACAAATGGTTGACCTAAAAAGTCAATATGAAGGTATAAAAGATGAAGTGAACAATTCGATTTCAGAAGTTCTAGATTCTTCAGCTTTTATTAATGGGCCTCAAGTTCATGCTTTTCAAAAGGAATTGGAAGCATATCTGAATGTTAAGCATGTAATTCCATGCGCAAATGGAACAGATGCACTTCAAATATGTATGATGGGTCTTGGTCTACAACCCGGAGATGAGGTTATCACGGCGGACTTTACATTTGCTGCCACAGTGGAAGTCATAGCCCTTCTAAATCTTACTCCTGTTTTAGTTGATGTTGAGCCCGATACTTTCAATATTGATATAAAAGCCATTGAGAAAGCAATTACACCAAAAACAAAAGCTATAGTTCCGGTGCACTTGTTTGGACAATGTGCAGATATGGATGCAATAATGCAATTGGCTGAAAAGCATAATTTGTATGTAATCGAGGATAATGCTCAAGCAATTGGTGCAACCTATACTTCTCAAAGTGGAGAAAAACGAAAAGCGGGAACTATTGGGCACGTTGCTTCTACATCCTTTTTTCCGTCAAAAAACCTCGGATGTTATGGAGATGGTGGAGCTATTTTTACGAATGATGATGATTTGGCCCACACCATCCGTGGAATAGTAAATCATGGTATGTATAAAAGATATCATCATGACGTGGTTGGTGTAAATTCCAGACTAGATTCCATCCAAGCGGCTGTCTTAAGAGCAAAACTTCCTAATTTGGACAACTATAATAGAAAACGAAGGGAAGCTGCCAGAAAATATTCAGAGGCCTTTAAAGGGCATAGTAATATAGTGGTTCCTAAGACGGTAAATAGTTGTGATGGAATCTGCGGCCCATGTGATTGTCATGTTTTTCATCAATATACCTTACGAATATTGAACGAAAAAAGAGACGGATTGGTGCAACATTTAAATGATAACAACGTTCCTTGTGGAGTGTATTATCCAATTCCTTTGCACAGCCAAAAAGCATACGTGGATGAACGCTATAATGAAGCTGATTTTCCAGTGACCAATCAATTGATAAAGGAAGTGATTTCACTTCCTATGCATACAGAACTGGATGATGAGCAAATTCAATTTATAACCAATTTGGTCATAGATTTTGTAAACCAATAA
- a CDS encoding sugar porter family MFS transporter → MNNRIFKISLTAALAGFLFGFDTVVISGANLPIKELWDTSPLFHGVFIMSMALWGTVLGSLFGGIPCDKLGRKKTLIWIGILYFISALGSSVAQDPYLFSFFRFIGGVGVGASSVAAPIYISEISTPENRGKLGAMYQFNIVFGIFIAFISNYLLKGFDGANDWRWMLGIEAVPALAYTAMVFYIPNSPRWLITKKQDEKEALKALEFITNAEVAKLRLQEIKEALGKTFSKEKLFSGKYKKQLLLAFLIAFFNQLSGINFVLYYAPEILERAGLASKESLFSSISIGIVNLVFTLIGIRLIDRLGRKQLMKIGSLGYIMSLAMVGWCFYADASSTLLLAFILVFIASHAIGQGAVIWVFISEIFPNNVRASGQSWGTGTHWIFAAVITLVTPIFLDADKGIFRENPWPIFLFFALMMVLQLLWVIFAMPETKGVTLEELGKKLSSNKSKSN, encoded by the coding sequence ATGAACAATCGCATATTTAAGATTTCGCTCACCGCTGCTTTAGCGGGTTTTTTATTTGGTTTTGACACGGTTGTCATATCAGGAGCTAATCTACCCATTAAGGAACTTTGGGACACCTCTCCCCTTTTTCATGGGGTTTTTATTATGAGCATGGCTTTATGGGGAACTGTTTTGGGTTCACTATTTGGAGGAATCCCCTGCGATAAATTAGGTAGAAAAAAGACCTTAATATGGATTGGGATACTTTATTTTATCTCTGCTCTTGGCTCCTCTGTAGCTCAAGACCCTTATCTTTTTTCATTCTTCAGGTTTATTGGCGGTGTTGGAGTTGGAGCTTCATCTGTAGCAGCACCTATTTATATTTCAGAAATTTCCACACCTGAAAACAGAGGAAAGCTCGGTGCTATGTACCAATTCAATATTGTCTTTGGTATTTTCATTGCTTTTATATCCAACTATTTACTAAAAGGTTTTGACGGTGCCAACGATTGGCGATGGATGCTAGGTATTGAAGCTGTTCCTGCCTTGGCATATACAGCAATGGTTTTTTACATTCCCAATAGTCCAAGATGGCTTATTACCAAAAAACAAGATGAGAAGGAGGCGCTTAAAGCTTTGGAGTTTATTACCAACGCGGAAGTGGCCAAACTTAGGTTACAAGAAATTAAAGAAGCACTTGGGAAAACTTTTTCCAAGGAAAAGCTCTTTTCTGGAAAATACAAGAAACAATTGTTGTTAGCTTTTTTAATAGCATTTTTCAACCAACTTTCAGGTATAAATTTTGTACTCTACTATGCACCAGAAATATTGGAGCGTGCAGGTCTAGCATCAAAGGAATCTTTGTTCAGCTCTATTTCCATTGGTATTGTAAATCTAGTTTTTACGCTCATAGGCATCCGCTTAATTGATCGTCTGGGGCGTAAACAATTAATGAAAATTGGCTCCTTAGGTTATATTATGAGTTTGGCTATGGTGGGTTGGTGTTTTTATGCAGATGCCAGTTCGACCTTGTTGCTAGCTTTTATTTTGGTTTTCATTGCATCACATGCCATTGGACAGGGAGCAGTAATATGGGTGTTTATTTCTGAAATATTCCCAAATAACGTACGGGCCTCTGGCCAATCTTGGGGCACTGGCACACATTGGATTTTTGCCGCTGTCATAACTTTGGTCACCCCAATTTTCTTGGATGCTGATAAAGGAATTTTTCGAGAGAACCCTTGGCCCATTTTCTTGTTCTTTGCCTTAATGATGGTGCTTCAATTGCTATGGGTGATTTTTGCAATGCCAGAAACAAAAGGAGTAACTTTAGAAGAACTGGGCAAGAAATTAAGTTCCAACAAGTCCAAATCCAATTAA
- the galE gene encoding UDP-glucose 4-epimerase GalE, translating to MKVLVTGGLGFIGSHTVVELQNEGFEVVIIDNLSNSSEDVLVGIEAISGKKPIFEKMDLRNKTDVQQFFAKHNNIEGVIHFAASKAVGESVENPLLYYENNLGVLVYMLQELTKQDKSNFIFSSSCTVYGQADKLPITEDAPVKPAESPYGNTKQVGEEIIKDTCNVNPQLAAIALRYFNPIGAHPTVEIGELPIGVPQNLLPYITQTGIGLREQLSVFGDDYPTEDGTCIRDYIHVVDVAKAHVVALKRLLNQKNEANYEVFNLGTGKGSSVLEVIHSFEKVSGKNLNYKIVDRRPGDVIQAYADTKKANQILGWKAQSTLDDSMKSAWDWEQKIRN from the coding sequence ATGAAAGTACTTGTAACAGGAGGTTTGGGATTTATAGGTTCTCATACCGTAGTTGAACTTCAGAATGAAGGTTTTGAGGTGGTAATCATTGATAACTTATCCAATTCTTCTGAAGATGTTTTGGTAGGTATCGAGGCGATTTCGGGGAAGAAACCCATTTTTGAGAAAATGGATCTTCGCAACAAGACTGATGTTCAACAATTCTTTGCAAAACATAATAATATTGAAGGTGTAATTCATTTTGCAGCTTCCAAAGCAGTTGGAGAAAGTGTTGAAAACCCACTTTTGTATTATGAAAACAACCTTGGGGTTTTGGTGTATATGCTTCAAGAGCTTACAAAACAAGATAAGTCCAATTTTATATTTAGTTCTTCCTGTACTGTGTATGGACAGGCAGATAAACTTCCCATTACTGAAGATGCTCCAGTAAAACCTGCTGAATCACCTTATGGAAATACAAAACAAGTTGGTGAAGAAATTATAAAAGACACTTGCAATGTAAATCCGCAACTAGCGGCAATTGCACTTCGGTATTTTAACCCCATAGGAGCGCATCCGACAGTAGAAATAGGGGAGTTGCCCATAGGTGTTCCCCAAAATTTACTTCCATACATAACACAAACGGGAATAGGTCTTAGAGAGCAATTATCTGTTTTTGGTGATGATTACCCAACGGAGGACGGTACATGTATTCGGGATTATATTCATGTGGTTGATGTAGCAAAAGCCCATGTAGTTGCTTTAAAGCGATTGCTAAATCAAAAAAACGAAGCGAATTACGAAGTATTCAATCTCGGGACAGGGAAAGGTAGTTCTGTGCTAGAGGTAATTCATAGTTTTGAAAAAGTATCAGGGAAAAATTTGAACTATAAAATAGTGGATAGAAGGCCTGGAGATGTAATTCAAGCTTACGCAGACACTAAAAAAGCGAACCAAATTCTTGGCTGGAAAGCTCAGTCTACATTAGATGATTCCATGAAATCTGCATGGGACTGGGAACAAAAGATTAGAAATTAG
- a CDS encoding 2-oxoglutarate dehydrogenase E1 component, with protein MDKYSFLNAAHTSFFAEQYDKYLTSPDSLEPSWRAFFQGFDFGLESSLDELDVASENGSLTLANGQEIEIPQSLQKEFQVIRLIDGYRSRGHLFTQTNPVRERRRYEPSLEVSNFGLADEDMGTVFDAGKVIGIGPSSLKNIIAHLERIYCDAIGVEYMYIRTPERIQWIQDWLNINDNRPTFSADEKKNILRKLNEAVSFESFLHTKYVGQKRFSLEGGESLIPALDVIIEKAAGAGVKQFVMGMAHRGRLSVLTNIFGKSPKDIFSEFDGKDYEEAIFDGDVKYHLGWTSMRETDSGKMVNMNIAPNPSHLETVNGIVEGIARAKQDRHHQENVSEVLPILVHGDAAFAGQGIVYEVIQMARLDGYHTGGTIHIVVNNQIGFTTNYLDARSSTYCTDVGKVTLSPVLHVNADDAEAVVHAATFALEYRMRFKRDVFLDLLGYRKYGHNEGDEPKFTQPLLYKSISKHPNPRDIYAEKLIAEGVIDKEYVKNLEVEYKKSLEEDLLDSRKVEKTRITPFMKDEWEGFSQMAEDAMLGSIDTSYELKKLDEIAKSITVLPEGKKFLRKLERLVGARNKMYFEDNQLDWAMGELLAYGSLIEEGYDVRMTGQDVERGTFSHRHAVIKTEMHEEEVTLLNELGENQNGKFHIYNSLLSEYAVMGFDYGYAMASPKTLTIWEAQFGDFSNGAQIVIDQYLSSAEDKWKLQNGLVLLLPHGYEGQGAEHSSARMERYLQLCAKDNMYVADVTTPANMYHLLRRQMKAGFRKPLIVFTPKSLLRHPKVLSTKEEMANGSFQPLIDDDKASASKVKTLVFCTGKFYYDLLSKKEELKRDDVALVRLEQLFPLPVKEMRSIVKKYKNADDVVWAQEEPRNMGAWGHLLMHLDEAKQFRVASRRFYGAPAAGSAVRSQRRHAQVIEYVFDKSKDNMVRR; from the coding sequence ATGGATAAATATTCTTTTTTAAACGCTGCGCATACGTCATTCTTTGCGGAGCAATATGATAAATACCTAACAAGCCCAGATAGTCTTGAACCTAGTTGGAGGGCTTTCTTTCAAGGATTTGATTTTGGACTTGAGAGCTCGTTGGACGAGTTGGATGTAGCTTCGGAAAACGGGTCATTGACCTTGGCCAACGGTCAAGAAATAGAGATTCCACAATCCTTGCAAAAGGAATTCCAGGTGATACGTCTGATTGATGGTTACCGCTCTCGTGGGCATTTGTTTACACAGACAAATCCGGTAAGGGAAAGAAGAAGGTATGAACCATCATTGGAGGTATCCAATTTTGGATTGGCAGATGAGGATATGGGTACTGTTTTTGATGCGGGCAAAGTTATTGGTATCGGACCAAGTTCCCTTAAAAATATCATCGCCCATTTAGAACGGATTTATTGTGATGCTATTGGTGTGGAGTACATGTATATTCGTACACCGGAGCGTATTCAATGGATTCAAGATTGGCTTAACATAAATGACAATCGGCCAACTTTTTCTGCTGATGAAAAGAAAAACATTCTCAGAAAGCTTAATGAAGCAGTTTCTTTTGAAAGTTTTTTACATACCAAATATGTTGGACAAAAACGTTTTTCCCTTGAGGGTGGAGAATCGTTGATTCCTGCATTGGATGTTATTATTGAAAAAGCAGCCGGTGCTGGTGTAAAACAGTTTGTCATGGGGATGGCCCATCGAGGGCGTTTAAGTGTTTTGACCAATATTTTTGGCAAATCACCAAAAGATATCTTTAGCGAGTTTGATGGAAAGGATTATGAGGAGGCTATCTTTGATGGAGATGTAAAATATCACTTAGGATGGACGTCCATGCGAGAGACGGATTCAGGGAAAATGGTCAATATGAACATTGCTCCAAATCCATCGCACTTAGAAACGGTTAATGGCATCGTGGAAGGAATTGCCCGCGCAAAACAAGATCGTCACCACCAAGAAAATGTTTCAGAGGTACTTCCAATTTTGGTACATGGAGATGCAGCTTTTGCAGGACAGGGCATTGTATATGAAGTAATACAAATGGCTCGGTTAGATGGTTATCATACAGGGGGTACCATTCATATTGTGGTCAACAACCAAATAGGATTTACAACCAACTATTTAGATGCAAGGTCGTCTACCTACTGTACAGATGTTGGTAAAGTAACCTTATCGCCCGTTCTACATGTAAATGCAGATGACGCAGAGGCCGTAGTGCATGCCGCAACTTTTGCATTGGAGTATAGAATGCGTTTTAAGAGAGATGTTTTCTTAGATTTATTGGGCTACCGAAAATATGGACATAATGAAGGTGATGAGCCTAAATTTACACAACCCTTGTTGTATAAATCCATATCTAAGCACCCTAACCCAAGGGATATTTATGCAGAGAAACTGATTGCCGAAGGTGTCATTGATAAAGAATATGTAAAGAATCTTGAGGTGGAATATAAGAAAAGCCTTGAGGAAGATTTATTGGATTCCCGTAAAGTTGAAAAGACAAGAATTACACCATTTATGAAAGATGAATGGGAAGGATTCAGTCAAATGGCAGAAGATGCTATGTTGGGTTCAATAGATACTTCATATGAGTTGAAGAAGCTTGATGAAATAGCAAAAAGTATTACCGTTCTTCCAGAAGGAAAGAAATTTCTTAGAAAGTTGGAGCGATTGGTTGGAGCAAGGAACAAAATGTACTTTGAGGATAATCAATTGGATTGGGCCATGGGAGAACTTTTGGCTTATGGTTCATTGATTGAAGAAGGCTATGATGTCCGTATGACAGGTCAAGATGTGGAGAGGGGAACTTTCTCACATCGTCATGCCGTTATCAAAACCGAGATGCATGAAGAAGAGGTGACTTTGTTAAATGAGTTGGGTGAAAATCAAAATGGAAAATTCCATATCTATAATTCATTGCTTTCAGAATATGCGGTAATGGGCTTTGATTATGGTTACGCCATGGCAAGTCCCAAAACCTTGACTATTTGGGAGGCTCAATTTGGAGATTTTAGCAATGGAGCTCAAATAGTAATTGATCAATACCTTTCTTCTGCTGAAGATAAATGGAAGCTACAAAATGGATTAGTACTTTTGTTGCCTCACGGATATGAGGGGCAGGGAGCGGAACATTCATCCGCTAGAATGGAAAGATATCTTCAGTTATGCGCTAAGGATAATATGTATGTGGCAGATGTAACCACTCCGGCCAATATGTACCATTTATTGCGAAGACAAATGAAGGCCGGTTTTAGAAAACCATTGATTGTTTTTACGCCTAAGAGTTTATTGAGGCACCCAAAAGTATTGTCCACTAAAGAAGAAATGGCCAATGGAAGTTTCCAGCCACTAATTGATGACGATAAGGCCAGTGCATCCAAAGTAAAAACATTGGTGTTCTGTACAGGTAAGTTCTATTATGATCTATTGAGCAAGAAGGAAGAATTAAAAAGAGATGATGTGGCATTGGTTAGATTGGAACAATTATTTCCATTGCCGGTGAAAGAGATGCGAAGCATTGTCAAAAAATATAAAAATGCGGATGATGTGGTTTGGGCCCAAGAAGAACCAAGAAATATGGGAGCTTGGGGTCACTTATTGATGCATTTAGACGAGGCAAAACAATTTAGGGTGGCATCCAGAAGATTTTATGGAGCTCCGGCCGCAGGTAGTGCGGTGCGTTCCCAAAGAAGGCATGCCCAAGTAATAGAATATGTCTTTGACAAGAGCAAGGACAACATGGTAAGAAGATAA
- the odhB gene encoding 2-oxoglutarate dehydrogenase complex dihydrolipoyllysine-residue succinyltransferase, giving the protein MVLEMKVPSPGESITEVEIAEWLVQDGDYVEKDQAIAEVDSDKATLELPAEESGTITLKAEEGDAVAVGEVVCLIDTSAAKPEGDSAAAPAVKEEAKEESVKVEASKPAEVKKETYASGTPSPAAKKILDEKGIDPTAVSGSGRDGRITKEDAVKAVPSMGSPTGGSRGESRSKLSMLRRKVAERLVAAKNETAMLTTFNEVDMSPIFELRKQYKETFKEKHGVSLGFMSFFTKAVVRALELYPAVNSMIDGKEMLSYDFCDISIAVSGPKGLMVPVIRNAENLTFRGVEAEVKRLAIRAREGEITVDEMTGGTFTITNGGVFGSMLSTPIINPPQSAILGMHNIVERPIAKDGQVVIAPIMYVALSYDHRIIDGKESVGFLVAVKEALESPEELLMDGNVKKALEL; this is encoded by the coding sequence ATGGTTTTAGAAATGAAAGTTCCCTCACCAGGGGAATCCATTACAGAAGTGGAAATTGCAGAATGGTTGGTGCAAGATGGAGACTATGTAGAAAAAGATCAGGCAATAGCTGAAGTGGATTCAGATAAAGCAACTTTAGAACTTCCTGCGGAAGAAAGTGGTACTATTACACTGAAAGCAGAGGAAGGTGATGCTGTTGCAGTGGGCGAGGTAGTGTGTCTTATAGACACCAGTGCAGCTAAACCAGAAGGAGATTCAGCTGCAGCACCAGCAGTTAAAGAAGAAGCCAAGGAAGAATCAGTAAAAGTGGAAGCTTCAAAACCAGCTGAAGTAAAGAAGGAGACGTATGCGTCAGGGACTCCATCACCAGCTGCAAAGAAAATTCTTGATGAAAAAGGAATTGATCCTACTGCGGTTTCGGGTTCTGGAAGAGATGGTCGTATTACTAAGGAAGATGCTGTAAAAGCGGTTCCTTCTATGGGGTCACCGACTGGAGGAAGCAGAGGTGAATCTCGTTCTAAACTTTCCATGCTTAGAAGAAAAGTTGCAGAACGTTTGGTTGCGGCCAAGAACGAAACTGCTATGTTGACCACTTTTAATGAGGTTGATATGTCCCCAATCTTTGAATTGCGCAAGCAATACAAGGAGACTTTTAAAGAAAAACACGGTGTAAGTCTAGGCTTTATGTCTTTCTTTACAAAAGCAGTTGTTCGCGCATTGGAACTATATCCTGCCGTAAATTCTATGATAGATGGCAAGGAAATGCTGTCCTATGATTTTTGTGATATCAGTATAGCGGTTTCAGGCCCAAAAGGACTTATGGTACCAGTTATTAGAAATGCAGAAAACCTAACTTTTAGAGGTGTTGAAGCTGAGGTAAAACGTTTGGCAATAAGAGCTAGAGAAGGGGAGATTACTGTAGATGAGATGACAGGAGGTACATTTACCATCACCAATGGTGGTGTATTTGGTTCCATGTTGTCTACACCCATTATAAACCCACCGCAAAGCGCTATCCTAGGAATGCACAATATTGTGGAGCGTCCAATTGCTAAAGATGGGCAAGTTGTTATTGCGCCGATCATGTATGTGGCACTTTCTTATGACCATAGAATCATTGATGGCAAAGAGTCTGTAGGGTTCTTGGTCGCGGTTAAAGAAGCTTTGGAAAGTCCTGAGGAATTATTGATGGATGGGAATGTGAAAAAGGCTTTAGAGCTTTAA
- a CDS encoding amidohydrolase family protein — protein sequence MKNVLLVFVSLFTSILFAQETYLQCGKIVDVQSGKVLSEKTIVVSGNSIKSIQNGYKTGGAEDKVVDLKNKTVLPGFIDLHIHIEGQSSPSAYIQRFTDNEADVAFQSTVYAKNTLMAGFTTVRDLGGSGVNIALRKAINKGSVVGPRIFTAGKAIGTTGGHADPTNGMKKSLMGDPGPKEGVVNSPEDGKKAVRQRYKDGADVIKITATGGVLSVAKSGQNPQFTIEEIKAITDTAKDYNMLTAAHAHGDEGMQRAVKGGIKTIEHGTLMSEETMDLMIQHNSYLVPTITAGKQVTEKAKIPGYFPEVVAQKARDIGPKIQGMFQRAYKKGVPIAFGTDAGVFPHGENAREFSYMVEAGMPIMAALKSATVTNAELLGMGSNLGQLKENFLADIVAVDENPKDNVETLKNVVFVMKEGEIYKSE from the coding sequence ATGAAAAACGTCCTCTTAGTATTCGTCTCATTATTTACTTCAATCCTCTTCGCCCAGGAAACCTATCTTCAATGTGGCAAAATAGTTGATGTGCAGTCTGGAAAAGTGCTTTCGGAAAAGACCATTGTTGTTTCGGGGAATAGTATCAAATCCATTCAAAACGGATACAAAACAGGCGGTGCAGAAGACAAAGTCGTTGACTTAAAAAACAAAACGGTACTCCCTGGATTTATCGATTTACACATTCATATAGAAGGACAGTCCAGTCCCAGTGCCTATATTCAAAGATTTACGGATAATGAAGCGGATGTGGCCTTTCAGTCCACAGTGTATGCCAAAAATACTTTAATGGCGGGGTTTACAACGGTACGTGATTTAGGTGGGAGTGGAGTAAACATAGCACTTAGAAAAGCTATCAATAAAGGTAGTGTTGTAGGTCCTAGAATTTTTACTGCTGGAAAGGCCATTGGAACAACTGGTGGACATGCAGACCCAACCAATGGAATGAAAAAGTCTTTAATGGGGGATCCTGGTCCAAAAGAGGGAGTTGTCAATTCTCCTGAAGATGGAAAAAAAGCAGTAAGACAACGTTATAAAGATGGGGCAGATGTTATCAAAATTACTGCTACGGGCGGAGTTTTGAGTGTTGCAAAGAGTGGTCAAAATCCACAATTTACGATTGAGGAAATAAAAGCAATTACTGATACTGCGAAGGATTATAATATGCTTACTGCTGCTCACGCACATGGGGATGAAGGAATGCAACGCGCTGTAAAAGGAGGAATCAAAACTATAGAACATGGAACATTGATGAGTGAAGAAACCATGGATTTAATGATTCAGCATAATTCGTACTTAGTGCCGACCATTACGGCAGGCAAACAAGTGACGGAGAAAGCAAAAATACCTGGATATTTTCCAGAAGTGGTCGCGCAAAAAGCAAGAGATATAGGGCCTAAAATACAGGGAATGTTTCAAAGAGCTTATAAAAAAGGAGTTCCAATTGCTTTTGGAACAGATGCTGGGGTTTTTCCACATGGTGAAAACGCAAGGGAATTTAGTTATATGGTTGAAGCTGGAATGCCTATAATGGCAGCTCTAAAATCTGCTACGGTAACCAATGCGGAACTTTTGGGAATGGGCAGTAATCTAGGCCAATTAAAGGAAAACTTTTTAGCGGATATTGTTGCTGTAGATGAAAACCCCAAGGATAATGTGGAAACATTAAAAAATGTTGTATTTGTGATGAAAGAGGGGGAAATATATAAATCTGAATAA
- a CDS encoding glycosyltransferase N-terminal domain-containing protein yields the protein MKLFVSGRMGVFKQLSTKTSKDDRFIWMHVASLGEYEQGLPILEKIKSDYPSHKIALTFFSPSGYEVKKNTPIADIVVYLPMDTISNTKKFLDMVKPELAIFIKYEIWPNYLYELRQRNIPTVLVSAIFSNRQIFFKPFGGFMRNSLKTFSHFFVQDKNSKDLLSSIDFKNVTVSGDTRFDRVLEILQRDNYLDFMSEFKKDNHCLVAGSTWPQDEEILVNWINISSEQLKYVIAPHTIKEIHVERLKSSISKKSICFSKIKGEDLSNFDVIVIDTIGLLTKIYSYADIAYVGGAFETGLHNTLEPAVYGIPVVIGPKYNGFKEAEDLVEEKGIQVIANNKEFNELMKRFINDSDFRESTGKINSKYISKNIGATEQVMTYIESVL from the coding sequence ATGAAATTGTTTGTCTCTGGGAGAATGGGCGTATTTAAACAGTTGAGCACAAAAACATCCAAAGATGATCGGTTTATCTGGATGCACGTTGCGTCTTTGGGGGAATACGAACAGGGGCTTCCTATTTTGGAAAAAATAAAATCCGACTACCCATCCCATAAAATTGCACTTACCTTTTTTTCCCCATCTGGTTACGAGGTAAAGAAAAATACTCCCATTGCCGATATTGTTGTCTATCTACCCATGGATACCATATCCAACACGAAAAAATTTCTTGACATGGTCAAGCCAGAACTTGCAATTTTTATAAAGTATGAAATTTGGCCCAATTACCTTTATGAATTGAGACAAAGAAATATTCCGACCGTATTGGTTTCTGCCATATTCTCCAATAGGCAAATCTTTTTCAAACCTTTTGGTGGTTTTATGAGAAATAGCCTGAAAACTTTTTCTCATTTTTTTGTTCAGGATAAAAACTCAAAAGACCTATTATCATCCATAGATTTTAAAAATGTAACGGTTAGTGGTGACACTCGTTTTGATCGCGTCTTGGAAATTTTACAAAGAGACAATTACTTAGATTTTATGAGCGAGTTTAAAAAAGATAATCACTGTTTGGTAGCAGGCAGTACATGGCCTCAAGATGAAGAAATCTTGGTCAACTGGATCAACATCTCGAGTGAACAATTAAAATATGTCATTGCTCCGCATACCATTAAAGAAATTCATGTTGAAAGATTAAAAAGCAGTATTTCAAAAAAATCGATTTGCTTTTCAAAAATAAAAGGAGAAGACCTTTCCAATTTTGATGTAATCGTTATAGACACCATTGGGCTTTTGACAAAAATTTATAGCTATGCTGATATAGCCTATGTGGGCGGCGCTTTTGAAACTGGCCTGCACAACACTTTGGAACCAGCAGTTTATGGCATACCTGTAGTTATTGGCCCAAAATATAACGGGTTTAAGGAGGCAGAGGATTTGGTTGAAGAAAAAGGGATACAGGTTATTGCAAATAACAAGGAGTTCAACGAATTGATGAAACGCTTCATTAACGATAGTGACTTCAGAGAAAGCACTGGTAAAATCAATTCAAAATACATCAGCAAAAATATAGGTGCAACGGAGCAGGTTATGACCTACATTGAATCTGTTCTTTAA
- a CDS encoding Lrp/AsnC family transcriptional regulator, with protein sequence MKVDKLNWEILEALQSDARVSLKEISQKIGLASPTVAERIQKMEDAGIIEGYNTKLNMHALGYSLGVYISIKIRFGQVQQFENYIPSVPEICECHKLTGHDCMLMRGYVRDPKHLEDLNTRLAVYGELTTSLILTSIVDGKVCSEPF encoded by the coding sequence ATGAAGGTTGATAAATTGAATTGGGAAATTTTAGAAGCTTTACAAAGTGATGCAAGAGTGTCCTTAAAAGAGATTTCTCAAAAAATTGGACTAGCTTCTCCTACAGTGGCGGAACGAATTCAAAAAATGGAAGATGCGGGAATTATTGAAGGCTACAATACAAAGTTGAATATGCACGCTTTAGGCTATTCCCTGGGTGTTTATATTTCAATCAAAATCAGATTTGGTCAGGTTCAGCAGTTCGAGAATTACATTCCTTCGGTACCAGAAATCTGCGAATGCCACAAACTTACCGGGCATGATTGCATGCTAATGAGAGGTTATGTGCGTGATCCAAAGCACCTAGAGGATTTAAATACGAGACTTGCTGTCTACGGAGAATTGACAACGTCTTTAATATTGACCTCTATTGTAGATGGAAAGGTTTGTTCTGAACCTTTTTAA